The Pseudomonas iranensis genome includes a window with the following:
- a CDS encoding helix-turn-helix domain-containing protein: MSIATRLRSVLDQKGLSIKEASDLVGIPYRTLQNYLLDEREPNARAMGALHTHLGVSVDWLLTGEGSMFRGMSADGAEPMTENMQEKAMLELFRSLGDAGKREIQSAAEEKKRLMDVEQRLKDLTEALADSKRPA; the protein is encoded by the coding sequence ATGAGTATAGCGACGCGCCTGCGCAGTGTTCTCGACCAGAAGGGCTTATCGATCAAAGAAGCCTCCGACCTTGTAGGAATTCCCTACAGGACGCTACAGAACTATCTTCTTGATGAGCGGGAACCCAACGCCAGAGCGATGGGTGCGTTGCACACTCATTTGGGTGTGAGCGTGGATTGGTTGTTAACCGGTGAAGGCTCTATGTTTCGAGGTATGTCAGCCGATGGTGCTGAGCCGATGACTGAAAATATGCAAGAGAAGGCCATGCTTGAGCTGTTTCGCTCCCTGGGCGATGCGGGCAAGCGAGAGATACAAAGCGCTGCTGAGGAAAAGAAACGCTTAATGGATGTCGAGCAGCGCCTCAAGGATTTGACTGAAGCCCTTGCCGATTCTAAAAGGCCAGCATAA
- a CDS encoding phage tail protein → MMLALGMFVFSLSTAAYQELQRQTEWRHASSNRVGAAPARQFVGRGDDSITLPGIILPELAGSALSLDALRLMANTGKAWPMVEGSGRIYGLWIIESLSETKTIFFRDGTPRRIEFTLSLKRIDDDRIDLIGAGTSAGVSIMRALL, encoded by the coding sequence ATGATGCTAGCCTTGGGCATGTTCGTTTTCAGCCTCTCTACAGCCGCCTACCAGGAGCTGCAACGCCAAACCGAATGGCGCCACGCCAGCAGCAACCGCGTCGGCGCCGCACCCGCTCGCCAGTTCGTCGGCCGTGGTGATGACTCCATCACCCTACCCGGCATCATCCTGCCGGAACTCGCCGGCAGCGCCCTCAGCCTCGACGCCTTGCGCCTGATGGCCAACACCGGCAAGGCATGGCCCATGGTTGAAGGCAGCGGCAGGATTTACGGGCTGTGGATCATCGAAAGCCTGAGCGAAACCAAGACGATTTTCTTCCGCGACGGCACACCGCGCCGAATCGAATTCACCCTCAGCCTCAAGCGCATTGATGACGACCGTATCGACCTGATCGGCGCCGGTACCAGCGCTGGCGTCAGCATCATGAGGGCGCTGCTGTGA
- a CDS encoding phage late control D family protein has protein sequence MIDAALSRVTGFLDKTIERYKREAAYPVPAFRITVDGNDIAQLISPRLMSLDLTDNRGIEADQLSITLSDHDGLLAIPPKGAVIRLWLGWSDTGLVDKGTYTVDETEHSGTPDVLSIRARSADLRKGLKTKRERSWSNTTLGDVLGDIALGNGLTATIAGALDGLPILQLDQANESDANLISRVGEEFDAVVTVKAGCLLCMPAGGGKTASGAELPHITLTRADGDQHRYLQADRDSYDGVRAYFYDVNSAKKQEAIAGGGENLKDLRHTYSDRQSALRAARAEFNRLQRGSATLSYTLALGRPDLIPELTYTLEGVKPEIDEIIWYGGNVQHTLSADNGYTVSLELESKLPEDTVENLGVENEENFTGIIAHYRDPKTGKEKKLAAGDQSKPRRLNWLYATEKTAKRAVDREWKRMQSERISPA, from the coding sequence GTGATCGATGCCGCGCTCTCCCGCGTCACTGGTTTTCTGGACAAGACCATCGAGCGTTACAAGCGCGAAGCCGCTTACCCGGTGCCGGCGTTCCGTATCACCGTGGACGGCAACGACATTGCGCAACTGATCAGCCCGCGCCTGATGAGCCTCGACCTGACGGACAATCGCGGGATCGAGGCCGATCAACTGAGCATCACCCTCAGCGACCACGACGGACTGCTCGCCATCCCGCCCAAAGGCGCGGTGATCCGGTTGTGGCTGGGCTGGAGCGATACAGGCCTGGTGGACAAAGGCACCTATACCGTCGATGAAACCGAACACTCCGGCACGCCCGACGTGCTGAGCATCCGCGCCCGCTCGGCAGACCTGCGCAAAGGACTGAAGACCAAACGCGAACGAAGCTGGAGCAACACCACCCTCGGCGACGTGCTGGGCGACATCGCTCTGGGCAACGGACTGACCGCAACCATCGCCGGCGCCCTCGACGGTTTGCCCATCCTCCAACTGGACCAGGCCAACGAATCCGACGCCAACCTGATCAGCCGCGTCGGCGAAGAGTTCGACGCCGTGGTCACCGTCAAAGCCGGTTGCCTGTTGTGCATGCCTGCCGGCGGTGGAAAGACCGCCAGCGGCGCCGAGCTGCCGCACATCACTCTTACCCGCGCCGACGGCGACCAGCACCGCTACTTGCAAGCCGACCGCGACAGTTACGACGGCGTGCGCGCTTACTTCTACGATGTGAACAGCGCCAAGAAACAAGAAGCCATCGCCGGCGGTGGCGAGAACCTTAAGGATCTACGGCACACCTACAGCGATAGACAGTCCGCCCTGCGCGCGGCGCGAGCGGAGTTCAACCGCCTACAACGTGGCAGCGCGACGCTCAGCTACACCTTGGCCCTGGGCCGGCCAGATCTGATTCCGGAGCTGACCTACACACTTGAAGGGGTGAAGCCGGAAATTGACGAGATCATCTGGTACGGGGGGAATGTGCAGCACACCCTTAGTGCAGATAACGGTTACACCGTCAGTCTTGAACTAGAGAGCAAGTTGCCGGAAGACACTGTTGAGAATTTAGGGGTGGAGAACGAGGAAAATTTCACTGGGATCATCGCGCATTACCGCGACCCAAAAACAGGAAAAGAAAAGAAATTGGCTGCTGGGGATCAGAGTAAACCGCGGAGATTAAATTGGTTATACGCTACAGAGAAAACTGCAAAACGCGCGGTAGATCGTGAGTGGAAAAGAATGCAGTCAGAAAGAATTAGCCCAGCTTAG
- a CDS encoding YmfL family putative regulatory protein, with protein MKRPVLKTKRQVMSAVIADYVGGRECAAARIGYELKKFDNHIYENAGSRPLSDEQIHLLEQDAGTTHYPEYIAHLYGGMFVPLAKPETLDNIDLYSRSVNAAAKRGYVDQIIAKALEDGVVEPGEAEAILGAHHRYMAARHSEVLATIQLHSKKHSRN; from the coding sequence ATGAAACGCCCGGTTCTAAAGACCAAGCGCCAAGTCATGAGCGCCGTTATTGCCGACTACGTCGGTGGTCGCGAATGCGCTGCCGCGCGTATCGGTTACGAACTCAAAAAGTTTGATAACCACATTTACGAAAATGCCGGTAGCCGCCCGCTCAGCGACGAACAAATTCATCTGCTTGAGCAGGACGCCGGCACCACCCACTACCCGGAATACATCGCGCATCTGTATGGCGGCATGTTTGTGCCCCTGGCGAAACCGGAGACGCTGGACAACATCGATTTATATAGCCGTTCGGTCAACGCGGCCGCAAAGCGTGGTTACGTCGATCAGATCATCGCCAAGGCGCTAGAGGACGGAGTGGTTGAGCCGGGTGAAGCAGAGGCCATTCTCGGCGCCCACCACCGTTACATGGCGGCAAGGCACTCCGAAGTTTTGGCGACGATTCAGTTGCACAGCAAAAAACATTCAAGGAATTGA
- a CDS encoding antA/AntB antirepressor family protein, translated as MTTSLVPVFSGDLDGRPQPLCDARDLHAFMNVGRDFSTWIKDRIEQYGFAEGEDYSPIDGHRYCADDDFCSPNPGSKTDRRGGHNRTDYHLTLDMAKELAMVENNEQGRQVRRYFIAMERQARESRGATYLSINQQLAIHRQVPVLLAKLKAETSPAVRTTLHAQLSQHCHLLALPVPALENVGHGVAGNLELFSKS; from the coding sequence ATGACAACTTCACTGGTGCCGGTATTCAGTGGCGACCTCGACGGTCGCCCTCAACCGCTTTGTGATGCGCGCGACCTGCACGCCTTCATGAACGTCGGTCGTGACTTCAGTACTTGGATCAAGGATCGAATCGAACAGTATGGCTTCGCTGAGGGCGAAGACTATTCCCCGATTGACGGGCATAGATATTGCGCAGATGACGATTTTTGCTCCCCGAATCCGGGGAGCAAAACCGACCGGCGCGGTGGCCACAATCGCACCGATTACCACCTCACCCTAGACATGGCCAAAGAGCTGGCCATGGTCGAAAACAATGAGCAAGGCCGTCAGGTTCGCCGCTACTTCATTGCGATGGAGCGTCAAGCCCGCGAAAGCCGAGGCGCTACCTATCTCAGCATCAATCAACAACTCGCCATCCATCGACAGGTTCCGGTTCTGCTGGCGAAGCTGAAAGCCGAGACCTCCCCAGCGGTACGCACCACCTTGCATGCCCAACTCAGCCAGCACTGCCATTTGTTGGCTTTGCCAGTGCCGGCGCTGGAAAACGTGGGCCACGGCGTGGCTGGAAATCTTGAATTGTTTTCGAAGAGCTGA
- a CDS encoding ogr/Delta-like zinc finger family protein, translating into MSTYKLVCPHCLGRMRIRTSEGTHIFLRVAYLQCTNEACGWSVRAEFEMTHEMSPSGMANPSVRLPIADIALRRAAMKTANDQPDLLDQMEMECAQ; encoded by the coding sequence ATGAGTACCTACAAACTCGTCTGCCCGCACTGCCTCGGTCGCATGCGTATCCGCACCAGCGAAGGCACACACATTTTTCTGCGCGTCGCCTACCTGCAATGCACCAACGAGGCCTGCGGCTGGTCGGTGCGCGCTGAGTTCGAAATGACTCACGAAATGAGTCCCAGCGGCATGGCCAACCCATCGGTGCGTTTGCCCATCGCCGACATAGCCCTGCGCCGCGCCGCGATGAAGACCGCCAACGATCAACCCGACCTGCTCGACCAAATGGAAATGGAGTGTGCGCAATGA